Within the Photobacterium swingsii genome, the region GTGCAGCGGGGTTGGGTTATACAAGTGCTGCGGGTCAAGCAACTCATCCAGCAAAATTGGGTATTGCGCCAGCTGCTCGGCCACCATAGGGCTCGCCGCACATAAGCGGACTAATTGGTCGAGTGCCGCGGGGTGTTCACCGAGCAACTCCAAATACGTGGTGCGGGTAGCAATACGAACAATCAACTTGGTCACTCGTCCTAACACTTGCGCAGCATCAGGACGAGTGACTATGCGACTCAATACACACGGCATCAGGGTCGCTAATACTTCGCGTCCACGAGGCCCTAAGGTACGTTTCGCTAATTCAGCTTTCATCCCCAGTAAAGTACTGGTTTGCTGGGCTGGTTCATGCACATCCAGCTCGGCAAAAATCGAGAGCAAGACTTCTTCATCTTTACTCATTGCCCACAGTTCTTGATATTGCGGACCTGCAATACAAGCGCTGTCATTTTCATCTTCATCGCTACCCACAATAGCATCAAATACCAGATGAACATCGGCCATATGCTGTTCAGTCGTGGTTAACAGTTGCTGCCAATCATCAAACCCCATCGCAATCGCAAGGCGCACTTGATCCAGCGGTTTGTCAGGCAAGGTTTGGGTTTGTTTGTCATCGATGGCTTGCAGTAAGTTTTCAAGTTTACGTAAGAAGCAATAACCACGTTCAAGATCATCGACTTGCTCTGGTGGTAAGAAGCCCTGATGTTTAATAGCCTCGAGCGTTTCAATCAAGCCGCGGCCACGTAGGCTTGGTTCACGGCCACCACGAATTAACTGGAAAGATTGTGCGATAAACTCGACTTCACGAATGCCGCCCGCGCCCAACTTAATGTTATTACTAAGCCCACGACGACGTACTTCGCTGCTGATCATCGACTTCATACGGCGCAAAGCTTGAATGGCGCTAAAATCGATATAACGGCGGAACACAAACGGACGTAGCATTTGACGCAATTCTTGATATTGGCTAAAACTTTCACGCCCCATCACGCGGGCTTTGATCATCGCGTAGCGTTCCCAATCTCGCCCTTGTTCTTGGTAGTAGTCTTCCAATGCCGAATAGCTCATCACCAGTGGACCGCTGTCACCAAAAGGACGTAAGCGCATATCCACTCGATAGCAAAAACCATCAAAGGTTTGTTGGTCTAAGGCTTTAATTAAGCGCTGACCTAAACGAGTAAAAAATTGGGCATTGGCAATGCTACGGCGTCCGCCTTGGGTTTCACCGTTTTCTGGGTAAGTAAAAATCAGGTCAATATCAGAGGAAAAATTCAGCTCTCCGCCGCCGAGCTTGCCCATGCCTAAAATCAGCATAGGTTGCGCTTCACCGTCAGCATTAGTAGGTGTGCCCCATTCACTACAACATTGTTGATATAGCCAATGATAAGCCTGCATAATCAAGGCTTCAGCTAACATCGACAGGTGATTCAAGCTATCGGGCAGCGTCGAACGCCCCATAAAATCACGCCATGCAATCCATACCATCTCACGACGACGAAAAGCACGGAGCTCACGCATCAACCCCGCTTCATCACGAACATGGCTCAAGCACTCGGCTAGTTGGTCACGGTAATCATCACAGCGTGATGTATCATCCAGATGCAACGCCAGCCAAGGTAATAGCTGCACATCACGCACCATGGAGGCACAAATAAAGTCGCTAAACCCAAGCGCTTGCATCAATTCTGCTTTACGTGAATCAGGCCACTGTGCCAATGCATCAGGGTGGGCCGCTTGCAGCTTTTCCCACGCTTTGGATGCTGCTGCTTGCAAACGCTCGTTGTGATTCATTACTCGTCCTCAATCTGTTCCTTGATAAATGCTCAAGCACTACCGTTCTAAAATACCACAGCTCCCCGCTGGGGATAAGATAACAAAACGCCCGCAATCGCGGGCGCTAAAGCTATCAATTTATCTGTCACCAGCCACTCGGCTAAACATGGAAAGCCTGAATTTTTTTCTCTAAGTCAGAGGCTTGCTCTTGCATCACATCAGAGGTTTCTGACAATTCAGTCACCACCATCACAGAGGCTTCTACGAGCTCACGGACGTTACTCAAGTTCTGACTCATCTCTTCCGCGACCGAACTTTGCTGCTCTGCGGCTGAAGCAATGTGGAAATTCATATCGTTAATGTTCGTCACTTGCTCAACGATTTTATCCAACTCGCCCCCCGCATTTGTGACCAACTCAACACCTTCGGCGGCTTCCACCACACTTTGCTCCATCAATGACACAGCTTCTTGCGCACTGTTTTGCAACTGCGTGATCATATCTTGAATTTCGACCGTTGCAGTTTGAGTACGCTGAGCAAGGTTACGCACTTCATCGGCCACCACCGCAAAGCCACGGCCTGCATCACCCGCACGGGCAGCTTCGATGGCGGCATTCAGGGCCAACAAGTTAGTTTGCTCTGAAATACCTTGGATCGTCACAATTACGCTACTGATTTGCTCAACACGATTTTCAACCTGATTCACCGCACCCGCTGATTGGCTGATGTCTTGAGAAAGCTGATTGATCGTCCCGATAGTTTCAGCCACAAAACGTTGACCTTGTTCAGCTTGCTCTGACGTTCCTTCCGTTGCATTCGAGGCTTGACGCGCATTATCGGCCACGGTTTGCACCGTTGAGGTCATTTCGCTCATGGCTGATGCCAGTTGATCAATTTCCGCAAATTCTTCTTGCGCCGACTCTTTGGTTTCAACCATGCTGATCGACATCACCTCCGCTAACCCCGATAGCTCGGTAGAGGCTTCACGTTGATTACAGATCACATCACGCAGTTGCACACGGGTTTGCTCTAGTTCTCGCGCTAAATCACCATACTCATCTTTACATTCCATAATGATAGGCTGTGATAAATCACGCTGAGCCAAGCGCTTAATGCTGTCTGCAAGGTAATTAATTTGGC harbors:
- a CDS encoding methyl-accepting chemotaxis protein; protein product: MATLVFKPWEKGITDIRLVPKLVLLMVFSTVLLIGKQLWDANTFYQSVVKIQQDRSKEVANANVALLTSLLAQADNGKKLAETAIMAQENSFGEGAYLYLVERDTGAVFGHPTARSINQLASQMEQGGSLSGYLSQLQGAGDIVLGQGERFEHAVTMPNLDWVLVASQPSSEADRYYSDYLIQVAWQTGLMIVSFMVILLGGSSIMLRQINYLADSIKRLAQRDLSQPIIMECKDEYGDLARELEQTRVQLRDVICNQREASTELSGLAEVMSISMVETKESAQEEFAEIDQLASAMSEMTSTVQTVADNARQASNATEGTSEQAEQGQRFVAETIGTINQLSQDISQSAGAVNQVENRVEQISSVIVTIQGISEQTNLLALNAAIEAARAGDAGRGFAVVADEVRNLAQRTQTATVEIQDMITQLQNSAQEAVSLMEQSVVEAAEGVELVTNAGGELDKIVEQVTNINDMNFHIASAAEQQSSVAEEMSQNLSNVRELVEASVMVVTELSETSDVMQEQASDLEKKIQAFHV
- the glnE gene encoding bifunctional [glutamate--ammonia ligase]-adenylyl-L-tyrosine phosphorylase/[glutamate--ammonia-ligase] adenylyltransferase, with the protein product MNHNERLQAAASKAWEKLQAAHPDALAQWPDSRKAELMQALGFSDFICASMVRDVQLLPWLALHLDDTSRCDDYRDQLAECLSHVRDEAGLMRELRAFRRREMVWIAWRDFMGRSTLPDSLNHLSMLAEALIMQAYHWLYQQCCSEWGTPTNADGEAQPMLILGMGKLGGGELNFSSDIDLIFTYPENGETQGGRRSIANAQFFTRLGQRLIKALDQQTFDGFCYRVDMRLRPFGDSGPLVMSYSALEDYYQEQGRDWERYAMIKARVMGRESFSQYQELRQMLRPFVFRRYIDFSAIQALRRMKSMISSEVRRRGLSNNIKLGAGGIREVEFIAQSFQLIRGGREPSLRGRGLIETLEAIKHQGFLPPEQVDDLERGYCFLRKLENLLQAIDDKQTQTLPDKPLDQVRLAIAMGFDDWQQLLTTTEQHMADVHLVFDAIVGSDEDENDSACIAGPQYQELWAMSKDEEVLLSIFAELDVHEPAQQTSTLLGMKAELAKRTLGPRGREVLATLMPCVLSRIVTRPDAAQVLGRVTKLIVRIATRTTYLELLGEHPAALDQLVRLCAASPMVAEQLAQYPILLDELLDPQHLYNPTPLHQYREELREYLARIPEEDMEQQMEAIRQFKQAQLLRIAAADIAGALPLMKVSDHLTYLAEAIVEAVVNQAWLQMVEKYGAPSHLEGRDGKGFGVIGYGKVGGWEIGYGSDLDLVFLHDCPANVYTTGKKEIDGRQFYLRLAQRIVHLFSTRTASGVLYEVDVRLRPSGASGLLVSTLEAFDEYQQQEAWTWEHQALVRARLIYGDAQLQQGFSQVRQQTLMQEREETALRQQVIEMRHKMREHLGSKKAGLFDLKQDEGGITDIEFIAQYLVLQHASENPALAYWSDNVRIFDTMAEYDQMSPEQVTTIKSAYCAMRDAIHRLNLLGQSAYVDEQQFSAERAIVRQVWQQYLAKHDESDTLAE